Below is a window of Ignavibacteriales bacterium DNA.
CAGCAGACCATCCTATGCCTGTCAAAAACATTCCAAGGTAAAAGTTGCCTTCGTATCTGCCGAAGAAAGCAATATAAAAATATCCAATAGCGCTAAAGGCTAATGCCACAGTATAAGTCCTAACTCTTCCAATATGTTTTGCGATGAGGGATAGTACCATTGGGAATACAGCACCGACAGCATTAAGAATTAAAAATCCGAGTGAAACAATATTGCCTGTCGTTGTATCTTTGGTTTGCATGACACCGGTTAAAAACTCGGCAAATTTATTAGCAAACACATTTGTAATATCAAGGTTTGGTATGATTTGTTTATCAATAAAAAAACCTGACATAACAAACATACTTTGGAAAGCAATCCATGTAAAAGTATGAGCAAGCATAATTTTTTGAAATTCATTTTTATCAGATTCGGCTTTTCTCCCTTGTACAATTATCCAAAAGCCAATAATGAAAGTGTAAACTAAACTTAATATCAACAATGGATTGTGCATAAAACGTAATTCATTTTGATAGAAATGAAATATCAAACTGAAAACACCAAAAACTAAAAATCCATACAAAGGGAAAATTGATTTGAAGATATCAAGAACCGTGTGCTTTTCTTGATTTGCTTCATCCTGACCAGCTAATTCTTTTGGTTCTTCAATCAGCAGGATCGGGAATACAGAACAAACTAAAACGAAAATTGCTGCAATAAATAACAAGGTTTCGTTTCCATAAACCATAGATAAAAAATATGCTAACACACCAAATGTTCCGGAAATAACCTGCATCCAAACGTAACCAG
It encodes the following:
- a CDS encoding MFS transporter: MLEIQKKLTKTFYAMLALPATAVGFALSTQIAALSWILSKKYGLNIHEVAFVWLAGPLAGIFGQVIVGMISDNVWFLKGRRRPFIMIGGIVGALMFLALPQIGVISKVTGITSIILIASVIALMLDLSINVTFNPARSIIADLTPEGKQRTSGYVWMQVISGTFGVLAYFLSMVYGNETLLFIAAIFVLVCSVFPILLIEEPKELAGQDEANQEKHTVLDIFKSIFPLYGFLVFGVFSLIFHFYQNELRFMHNPLLILSLVYTFIIGFWIIVQGRKAESDKNEFQKIMLAHTFTWIAFQSMFVMSGFFIDKQIIPNLDITNVFANKFAEFLTGVMQTKDTTTGNIVSLGFLILNAVGAVFPMVLSLIAKHIGRVRTYTVALAFSAIGYFYIAFFGRYEGNFYLGMFLTGIGWSAVISIVFSIVTERVNQNKMGLFMGIFNLAVVLPQMMSQGVANIISETQNFQLLYILCGVFITFSVFFWFFVKEPRSTADEIIQPKGGH